The following proteins are co-located in the Acropora palmata chromosome 11, jaAcrPala1.3, whole genome shotgun sequence genome:
- the LOC141896914 gene encoding cysteine--tRNA ligase, cytoplasmic-like isoform X2: MNITDIDDKVIHYNELVTKKKEKVKSSLARLKYFQTSNSDSDSMKSALKELLDDASDPLSTWLDTKFGSNITEQRIFAKLTQHWENEFHNDMKALNILPADCLTRITQYIPECATFIQKIIANGYAYEANGSVYFDTIKFGSSGKHAYARLVPEAVGDMEALAEGEGELSQSTGDKKSERDFALWKASKPGEPAWNSPWGKGRPGWHVECSVMASAILGNSIDIHTGGVDLKFPHHDNELAQSEAHYGVSQWIHYFLHAGHLTIEGCKMSKSLKNFITIKEALKRNSSRQIRFAFLLHAWNATLDYSENVLREAEQADKLFNDFFLNVKDILRKPEDTAPSSHNYHELETDLQEKFMSKKVAIHDALCDSIDTPSAIRHMQDLVKHANIYISSKKDKKESPNHQALEMIAKYLTHMLKIFGTIDEEQAIGFPVTGKNAAENHEDVAMPYVQLLADFRDDVRSIAREEKVSRILQACDRLRDDMLPELGVKLEDVEGGHAPVIKFVDRETLLKEKQQQLEEQEKKRKLKEEAKKKLELEKAAKEAKAKIPPWELFKHETDKYSQFDEQGVPTHDHAGEPLSGKLIKKLRKLYQQQEKLYNSTRPGAIQAANGSSEH; the protein is encoded by the exons ATGAACATCACAGATATAGATGACAAGGTAATTCATTACAATGAAttagtaacaaaaaaaaaagaaaaagtgaaatcCTCATTGGCAAGGTTAAAATACTTCCAGACATCAAACAGTGACTCTGATTCTATGAAGTCAGCACTGAAG gaATTACTGGATGATGCAAGTGATCCACTGTCCACGTGGTTGGACACTAAG tttgGATCCAATATTACAGAACAGAGAATATTTGCAAAGCTCACGCAACACTGGGAAAATGAATTTCATAACGATATGAAAGCTCTTAAT ATCCTTCCTGCAGACTGTTTAACAAGGATTACACAATACATTCCTGAATGTGCAACATTTATCCagaaaattattgcaaatggATATGC GTATGAAGCTAATGGTTCAGTGTATTTTGACACTATCAAGTTTGGATCCAGTGGTAAACATGCCTATGCCAGATTGGTTCCTGAAGCTGTTGGTGACATGGAGGCTTTGGCAGAAGGAGaag GAGAGTTGAGCCAGAGTACAGGAGATAAGAAATCTGAGCGAGACTTTGCGCTTTGGAAAGCTAGCAAACCTGGTGAACCTGCTTGGAACTCGCCATGGGGAAAG GGTCGACCAGGCTGGCACGTGGAATGCTCAGTCATGGCAAG TGCCATTTTGGGAAACTCCATTGACATTCACACTGGCGGAGTGGACTTGAAATTTCCTCATCACGACAATGAATTGGCACAGTCCGAG GCCCATTATGGTGTGTCTCAGTGgattcattattttttgcatgctGGTCATCTCACCATTGAAGGATGCAAAATGTCGAAGTCTTTGAAGAATTTCATCACAATCAAG gaagctttgaaaagaaactcATCCAGACAGATTAGATTTGCCTTTCTCCTTCATGCGTGGAATGCCACATTAGACTACAGTGAAAACGTCCTGCGAGAAGCAGAGCAGGCGGACAAATTGTTCAAT GATTTCTTCCTGAATGTTAAAGATATCCTACGGAAACCGGAAGACACTGCACCATCATCTCATAACTACCACGAATTAGAAACAGATCTTCAAGAAAA ATTCATGTCGAAAAAGGTGGCCATTCACGATGCTCTCTGTG atTCGATCGACACACCGTCAGCCATTCGGCACATGCAAGACCTAGTAAAACACGCCAATATATACATAAGCAgcaaaaaagacaagaaagaaTCGCCGAACCATCAAGCGTTGGAAATGATTGCCAAATATCTCACTCATATGTTGAAGATCTTTGGAACGATTGACGAAGAACAAGCAATTGGATTTCCAGTGACGGGCAAAAATGCTGCAGAAAAT CATGAAGATGTTGCGATGCCGTACGTCCAGTTGTTGGCTGATTTTAGAGACGATGTCAGGAGTATTGCCCGCGAAGAAAAAG TGAGCAGAATTCTTCAAGCTTGTGACAGATTGAGGGATGACATGCTTCCGGAACTTGGAGTCAAATTAGAAGATGTTGAAG GTGGACATGCTCCAGTCATTAAATTTGTTGACAGAGAAACactactgaaagaaaaacagcagcAGCTGGAG GAACAAGAGAAGAAACGGAAACTGAAAGAAGAGGCTaagaaaaaacttgaattggaAAAG GCAGCAAAAGAAGCTAAAGCGAAGATTCCACCATGGGAGTTGTTCAAACACGAAACGGACAAATATTCTCAGTTCGATGAGCAG GGAGTTCCAACTCATGATCACGCAGGCGAACCACTGAGTGGCAAGTTGATCAAAAAGTTGAGGAAACTTTACCAACAACAGGAGAAACTTTACAACTCAACGAGGCCTGGAGCTATTCAAGCAGCCAACGGATCAAGTGAACACTGA
- the LOC141896913 gene encoding uncharacterized protein LOC141896913 has product MQNVEVFEEFHHNQGSPLRNNFAIDHQMAKIQGERQDHREPSIRLTILPTIEEYSDPPDPPDPPTSVEYITERYKHHQQEFNDKVAPQDTWWIPGIPTPDVDSKGPKTKRYTDDDFPWEGNPKVKNSVSADTAKLSQTDPSDLDLVNSDTERDQLPGIKRIKKELVGLLKTKAQNHHPPDELDDEEEKEFDAPEEFESRKDRSKQQSFHESEEGAFQNEMPDLTSESGEFSQRKETSESSDDTNAASVFPKKITPLDIKWHVPHTRTKRDGPTKYKVKKKRKTEDEEESNETTNIAALIGGMLSLVCLIASIFQICKCCKKKRGHQDDQEHGSEAGNKESGNENQSNFKRKGAMRKKKNGKMEKEDPVPSTSIEINEDIAEGSSVHVLTPEGITSAGDDSSVVNETLGSSALNGCESLGHQQSSVTTNATPASTPTAETIFKTIPQNEPTDSRNLSENEHKGKESSASSSGHTSDDDERIVNEAAFSSVFVAESPVSPVKASTSSTVKPIVESKTAKGVVAGAHSSHSSTESCKTPVTPLKEVVITIEDDEDTKLAQVPSCEDPSPCSSGTDSDINGNNLEHDNGDQSLLGSEYETSSGELIYSSQPQSKMDLMANSMVSPSASPPIPPPRPNPANTSAELKRGNAIGGRKIKNNRLTIKGLTSKGHSHGFLADLKAAATQILIGNFSHISKEKRKVIKALTKDTKRSFTQSIGLGKSLVLNEQQDTKRDKRCAGKRGVVKKALSSSNDSLSKQISFAKSVILPGNDQKNAQRRNKETRKVIKTVEKELHSPSFQQQIRAASSTLNRDETTRDLQAKREHNKRVIKMDAKMMKLQRKKTTFRSDIKFVRSVICGPPAVDHVENPQLGCVCYYCNKHWRKAGGPPCFNPPKAISIANGMMLVNGMLFVLSSTDGTSASTSSISGSHVSVAGPSS; this is encoded by the exons ATGCAAAATGTCGAAGTCTTTGAAGAATTTCATCACAATCAAG GTTCACCCCTTCGCAACAACTTTGCCATCGACCACCAGATGGCAAAGATACAAGGAGAGCGGCAGGACCACAGGGAGCCCTCGATCCGTCTTACCATCTTGCCAACGATTGAGGAGTACTCCGATCCTCCCGACCCACCCGATCCACCGACCTCTGTTGAATACATAACAGAGAGATACAAACACCATCAACAGGAGTTCAACGATAAGGTAGCACCGCAAGACACGTGGTGGATTCCTGGGATACCAACTCCAGATGTGGACTCCAAAGGACCAAAAACCAAGCGGTACACGGACGACGATTTTCCATGGGAAGGAAATCCAAAAGTCAAGAACTCAGTCTCCGCTGATACTGCAAAGCTAAGTCAAACCGACCCGTCCGACCTGGATCTGGTTAATTCTGACACAGAAAGAGATCAGTTGCCAGGTATCAAGCGGATAAAGAAGGAACTTGTCGGCCTATTAAAAACCAAGGCACAAAACCATCACCCTCCGGATGAGTTAgatgatgaagaagaaaaggaattcGATGCTCCAGAGGAGTTCGAATCGAGAAAAGATCGTTCTAAACAGCAGTCATTTCATGAAAGCGAAGAAGGTGCTTTTCAAAACGAAATGCCTGACTTGACATCAGAATCCGGAGAGTtttcacaaagaaaagaaacatcgGAGTCATCCGATGATACAAACGCCGCTTCTGTTTTTCCTAAAAAGATAACACCCTTAGACATCAAGTGGCACGTACCACACACTCGGACGAAACGAGATGGGCCAACCAAGtataaagtaaagaaaaagagaaagacagAAGATGAAGAGGAATCAAACGAAACAACTAATATTGCAGCTCTGATTGGCGGAATGCTTTCTTTAGTGTGTTTAATTGCcagcatttttcaaatatg CAAATGCTGTAAAAAGAAACGTGGGCACCAAGATGATCAGGAACACGGCTCAGAAGCGGGTAATAAAGAAAGCGGAAATGAAAACCAATctaatttcaaaagaaaaggagcaatgaggaagaagaaaaacggaaaaatggaaaaagaggATCCCGTCCCTAGTACATCGATTGAAATAAATGAAGACATTGCGGAGGGATCCAGTGTCCATGTGTTAACACCGGAAGGGATAACGTCAGCAGGCGACGACTCCTCTGTCGTCAACGAAACGCTAGGATCCAGTGCATTGAATGGTTGTGAGTCTCTTGGGCATCAACAATCTTCCGTCACAACAAATGCAACCCCAGCGTCTACACCAACAGCAGAGACTATCTTCAAGACCATCCCGCAAAATGAGCCCACAGATTCAAGGAATCTCTCGGAAAACGAACACAAGGGCAAAGAATCATCGGCTTCATCTTCTGGCCACACCTCGGATGACGACGAGAGAATCGTCAACGAAGCAGCATTTTCCAGCGTCTTCGTAGCTGAATCACCTGTTTCGCCAGTCAAAGCGTCAACATCGTCCACTGTGAAACCAATAGTCGAGTCCAAGACCGCCAAGGGAGTTGTTGCCGGCGCCCACTCAAGTCATTCATCAACAGAATCCTGTAAAACGCCCGTCACCCCACTCAAGGAAGTGGTTATTACCATAGAGGATGACGAAGACACGAAATTGGCACAGGTTCCTTCTTGCGAAGATCCATCTCCATGCTCAAGTGGAACTGATTCGGACATAAACGGAAATAACCTGGAACACGATAATGGAGATCAGTCTTTGCTTGGATCTGAATACGAAACATCCTCAGGGGAACTTATCTACTCCAGTCAGCCGCAATCAAAGATGGATTTGATGGCCAATTCAATGGTGTCTCCCTCAGCTTCACCTCCCATTCCTCCACCACGACCCAACCCAGCAAACACATCCGCAGAACTAAAACGGG gCAATGCCATTGGAGGTCGAAAGATCAAGAACAACCGCCTCACCATCAAGGGTCTAACTTCGAAAGGTCACTCACATGGTTTTCTCGCTGACTTGAAAGCCGCAGCTACACAAATATTGATAGGAAACTTCTCACACATCAGTAAGGAAAAGCGAAAGGTGATCAAGGCGCTGACAAAGGACACCAAGCGTTCTTTTACACAAAGCATTGGATTGGGAAAG AGCCTGGTCTTGAATGAGCAACAAGATACGAAAAGAGACAAGAGATGTGCCGGCAAACGAGGTGTGGTTAAAAAGGCTCTTTCCTCGTCGAATGATTCCCTTTCAAAGCAGATTTCCTTCGCGAAATCCGTTATTTTACCCGGAAATGACCAAAAGAATGCTCAGAGAAGGAATAAGGAAACCCGTAAAGTGATAAAGACGGTGGAAAAAGAACTTCACTCCCCTAGTTTTCAACAGCAGATTCGCGCGGCCTCCTCAACTTTGAACAGAGACGAAACAACAAGGGATTTGCAAGCGAAGAGAGAACATAACAAAAGA GTTATCAAGATGGATGCGAAAATGATGAAGTTACAAAGAAAGAAGACAACATTCAGATCTGATATCAAGTTCGTACGATCTGTAATCTGCGGTCCTCCAGCGGTGGATCATGTTGAAAATCCTCAGTTGGGTTGCGTATGTTACTATTGTAACAAACACTGGAGAAAGGCGGGCGGTCCGCCATGCTTCAACCCTCCAAA agCCATCTCCATCGCCAATGGGATGATGCTTGTTAATGGAATGTTGTTCGTCCTGTCTTCAACTGACGGCACTTCTGCTTCAACATCGTCTATCTCTGGCAGCCACGTTTCTGTAGCAGGACCCAGTTCTTGA
- the LOC141896914 gene encoding cysteine--tRNA ligase, cytoplasmic-like isoform X1: MLRIKNISFATLKYQEAKGSSVFLSSFHLVGRRFSKEAEEMSGRSLPKWIAPEGCGELKLYNSLTREKNVFVPQNGRRVLWYSCGPTVYDASHMGHARSYITFDILRRVLQSYFNYDVFYVMNITDIDDKIIFRARRNHLLEKYIEENNSLEKILEDVNSALKSYSVKMENTTDEDKKNMFCRIIEKVKSSVSRLKCLQTSNSDSDSMNAALKELLDDASDPLSTWLDTKFGSNITEQRIFAKLTQHWENEFHNDMKALNILPADCLTRITQYIPECATFIQKIIANGYAYEANGSVYFDTIKFGSSGKHAYARLVPEAVGDMEALAEGEGELSQSTGDKKSERDFALWKASKPGEPAWNSPWGKGRPGWHVECSVMASAILGNSIDIHTGGVDLKFPHHDNELAQSEAHYGVSQWIHYFLHAGHLTIEGCKMSKSLKNFITIKEALKRNSSRQIRFAFLLHAWNATLDYSENVLREAEQADKLFNDFFLNVKDILRKPEDTAPSSHNYHELETDLQEKFMSKKVAIHDALCDSIDTPSAIRHMQDLVKHANIYISSKKDKKESPNHQALEMIAKYLTHMLKIFGTIDEEQAIGFPVTGKNAAENHEDVAMPYVQLLADFRDDVRSIAREEKVSRILQACDRLRDDMLPELGVKLEDVEGGHAPVIKFVDRETLLKEKQQQLEEQEKKRKLKEEAKKKLELEKAAKEAKAKIPPWELFKHETDKYSQFDEQGVPTHDHAGEPLSGKLIKKLRKLYQQQEKLYNSTRPGAIQAANGSSEH, from the exons atGCTTAGAATCAAGAATATTTCCTTTGCCACTCTAAAGTACCAAGAGGCGAAAGGAAGCTCTGTATTTTTATCTTCGTTTCACCTTGTTGGAAGGAGATTTTCCAAGGAAGCGGAAGAAATGTCTGGACGATCTCTACCGAAATGGATTGCTCCTGAAGGATGTGGGGAACTAAAGCTGTATAACAGTCTTACACGTGAAAAG AATGTTTTTGTCCCCCAAAATGGGAGAAGAGTTCTTTGGTACAGCTGTGGTCCAACAGTATATGATGCATCGCATATGGGTCATGCAAG GTCCTACATtacttttgatattttgcGAAGAGTTCTTCAGTCTTATTTTAACTATGATGTTTTCTATGTAATGAACATCACAGATATAGATGACAAG ATCATTTTCAGAGCAAGACGAAACCATCTCCTTGAGAAATATATTGAGGAGAATAATTCCCTAGAGAAAATTTTAGAAGATGTAAATTCTGCTCTCAAG tCCTACTCAGTAAAAATGGAGAATACCACAGATGAAGACaagaaaaatatgttttgtaGAATTATT GAAAAAGTGAAATCCTCAGTGTCAAGATTAAAATGCTTGCAGACATCAAACAGTGACTCTGATTCTATGAATGCAGCACTGAAG gaATTACTGGATGATGCAAGTGATCCACTGTCCACGTGGTTGGACACTAAG tttgGATCCAATATTACAGAACAGAGAATATTTGCAAAGCTCACGCAACACTGGGAAAATGAATTTCATAACGATATGAAAGCTCTTAAT ATCCTTCCTGCAGACTGTTTAACAAGGATTACACAATACATTCCTGAATGTGCAACATTTATCCagaaaattattgcaaatggATATGC GTATGAAGCTAATGGTTCAGTGTATTTTGACACTATCAAGTTTGGATCCAGTGGTAAACATGCCTATGCCAGATTGGTTCCTGAAGCTGTTGGTGACATGGAGGCTTTGGCAGAAGGAGaag GAGAGTTGAGCCAGAGTACAGGAGATAAGAAATCTGAGCGAGACTTTGCGCTTTGGAAAGCTAGCAAACCTGGTGAACCTGCTTGGAACTCGCCATGGGGAAAG GGTCGACCAGGCTGGCACGTGGAATGCTCAGTCATGGCAAG TGCCATTTTGGGAAACTCCATTGACATTCACACTGGCGGAGTGGACTTGAAATTTCCTCATCACGACAATGAATTGGCACAGTCCGAG GCCCATTATGGTGTGTCTCAGTGgattcattattttttgcatgctGGTCATCTCACCATTGAAGGATGCAAAATGTCGAAGTCTTTGAAGAATTTCATCACAATCAAG gaagctttgaaaagaaactcATCCAGACAGATTAGATTTGCCTTTCTCCTTCATGCGTGGAATGCCACATTAGACTACAGTGAAAACGTCCTGCGAGAAGCAGAGCAGGCGGACAAATTGTTCAAT GATTTCTTCCTGAATGTTAAAGATATCCTACGGAAACCGGAAGACACTGCACCATCATCTCATAACTACCACGAATTAGAAACAGATCTTCAAGAAAA ATTCATGTCGAAAAAGGTGGCCATTCACGATGCTCTCTGTG atTCGATCGACACACCGTCAGCCATTCGGCACATGCAAGACCTAGTAAAACACGCCAATATATACATAAGCAgcaaaaaagacaagaaagaaTCGCCGAACCATCAAGCGTTGGAAATGATTGCCAAATATCTCACTCATATGTTGAAGATCTTTGGAACGATTGACGAAGAACAAGCAATTGGATTTCCAGTGACGGGCAAAAATGCTGCAGAAAAT CATGAAGATGTTGCGATGCCGTACGTCCAGTTGTTGGCTGATTTTAGAGACGATGTCAGGAGTATTGCCCGCGAAGAAAAAG TGAGCAGAATTCTTCAAGCTTGTGACAGATTGAGGGATGACATGCTTCCGGAACTTGGAGTCAAATTAGAAGATGTTGAAG GTGGACATGCTCCAGTCATTAAATTTGTTGACAGAGAAACactactgaaagaaaaacagcagcAGCTGGAG GAACAAGAGAAGAAACGGAAACTGAAAGAAGAGGCTaagaaaaaacttgaattggaAAAG GCAGCAAAAGAAGCTAAAGCGAAGATTCCACCATGGGAGTTGTTCAAACACGAAACGGACAAATATTCTCAGTTCGATGAGCAG GGAGTTCCAACTCATGATCACGCAGGCGAACCACTGAGTGGCAAGTTGATCAAAAAGTTGAGGAAACTTTACCAACAACAGGAGAAACTTTACAACTCAACGAGGCCTGGAGCTATTCAAGCAGCCAACGGATCAAGTGAACACTGA
- the LOC141896915 gene encoding uncharacterized protein LOC141896915, producing the protein MGTCMSLICQCHFCRCCTCGPCCYCCRCCKRWFGDWWMCSDCCDEFLDEEYSPVNPRKAGTTAPPDDGEGMYKYPNGDVYVGEWRRGKRHGYGELVKKDGSQVVGFFYEDEYVGDKPDERLKNSPVTARPFSKTQPGQQDNSGLIRKEDQAAIDLAKKEEKQRINSDGNGGTTYSTMGIE; encoded by the exons ATGGGTACATGCATGAGCTTGATATGTCAGTGTCATTTCTGCCGATGCTGTACGTGCGGGCCATGTTGCTATTGTTGTCGCTGTTGTAAGCGATGGTTCGGCGACTGGTGGATGTGCAGTGATTGCTGTGATGAATTTTTGGACGAAGAATACTCGCCTGTGAATCCTAGGAAGGCGGGAACAACAGCCCCACCAGATGATGGAGAAGGGATGTACAAATACCCCAACGGAGATGTTTACGTCGGCGAGTGGAGGCGAGGAAAGAGGCACGGATATGGGGAACTTGTCAAGAAGGACGGATCTCA GGTTGTTGGATTCTTTTACGAGGATGAATACGTTGGAGACAAACCAGACGAGCGATTGAAGAATAGTCCAGTCACGGCACGACCCTTTAGCAAGACCCAACCTGGACAACAGGACAACTCCGG GCTTATAAGAAAAGAAGACCAAGCAGCCATTGATTTAGcaaagaaagaggaaaagcAGCGCATTAACTCAGATGGAAATGGAGGAACTACCTACTCCACAATGGGAATTGAATAA